A single genomic interval of Arthrobacter sp. NicSoilB8 harbors:
- a CDS encoding DUF6541 family protein, producing MTWLQTLPYVLAAVVFLLLPGGLVTVSLGLRGLSAAALAGPVTISIAAVLAVLLPFASIPWSGLPVLAGGILFSALVVGIRFLGLRRVSADSSLRQVFLPARRTGASSLEARRTGAWVAAAFLAGAALILVELALVFGSPESFSQTFDNVFHLNGVRYVLDTGNASSLWMSKMTSGDAAPYFYPAAWHGLAAAVVQMTGLPVTVAVNVLNMAVAAVVWPLGCMMLTRTVAGNRPVAVGAAAILAAMFAPFPILLLDFGVLYPNFLAISMLPAVLASIALLFRVGRSLQWPPAPRFSLPLLILPGLALAHPNGFMSLLALSVPIILQAYARLAGTRENRSRHRTAWIFSSVGLGVGALSLYLLWTTIRPPEDAAFWEPVQTPRGAVWDVLANAAIDRPAAIGASVLMLIGLFVCWRRGGRTWMIAGFVIIGVLYVVVSGTLKGDVRSALTGIWYNDSNRIAALLPMTALPFAAVGVDSVAVWLRRRLDRPAAVRPAATAGRLGDKARAGRGNKVVYPVICCVLALAVAASQVPSMRAAMGSARKNYLETNHSLLISTDEQKIIDRLDEIVPQDAAIAVNPWTGGALAYALAHRETTAKHILTANTADVETLNRGLRNADSDPAVCAALKATGVRYVLDFGSNEVHFGDHPFPGLEDLNNSLAVRLVLAEGGARLYEVTACRGT from the coding sequence TTGACCTGGCTCCAGACGCTGCCGTACGTGCTGGCGGCGGTGGTCTTTCTCCTGCTGCCCGGCGGCCTGGTGACGGTGAGCCTGGGCCTGAGGGGTCTGTCCGCAGCCGCCCTGGCCGGTCCGGTCACGATTTCCATTGCGGCGGTCCTGGCGGTCCTGCTGCCGTTTGCGTCCATCCCGTGGTCGGGCCTGCCCGTCCTGGCCGGCGGCATCCTGTTCTCTGCCCTGGTCGTCGGGATCCGGTTCCTCGGGCTCAGGCGCGTCAGCGCGGACAGCAGCCTGCGTCAGGTCTTCCTCCCCGCACGCCGCACCGGGGCGTCCTCGCTTGAGGCACGCCGGACAGGTGCCTGGGTTGCGGCGGCCTTCCTGGCGGGGGCGGCGCTGATCCTGGTCGAACTTGCCCTGGTTTTCGGGTCTCCGGAGAGTTTCTCGCAAACCTTTGACAACGTCTTCCATCTCAACGGCGTGCGGTACGTCCTGGACACGGGCAACGCGTCCTCGTTGTGGATGTCCAAGATGACCAGCGGCGATGCGGCCCCCTATTTTTATCCCGCCGCCTGGCATGGTTTGGCCGCGGCTGTCGTCCAGATGACGGGCCTGCCCGTTACGGTGGCCGTGAACGTCCTGAACATGGCGGTGGCGGCCGTGGTCTGGCCGCTGGGCTGCATGATGCTGACGCGGACAGTGGCGGGCAACCGGCCTGTGGCCGTCGGGGCGGCCGCGATCCTGGCCGCAATGTTCGCGCCGTTCCCGATCCTCCTGCTGGATTTCGGGGTCCTCTATCCGAATTTCCTGGCCATCAGCATGCTGCCGGCTGTCCTGGCCAGCATTGCCCTCTTGTTCCGGGTGGGCCGCAGCCTGCAGTGGCCGCCCGCCCCGAGGTTTTCACTGCCGCTGCTGATCCTTCCGGGACTCGCCCTGGCCCACCCGAACGGTTTCATGTCGCTACTGGCCCTCTCGGTTCCGATCATCCTGCAGGCCTACGCCCGCCTTGCCGGCACCCGCGAGAACCGGTCCCGGCACCGGACCGCCTGGATTTTTTCCAGTGTGGGCCTCGGCGTCGGGGCCCTGTCCCTGTACCTGCTGTGGACCACCATCCGGCCGCCGGAAGATGCCGCGTTCTGGGAACCCGTGCAGACGCCCCGGGGCGCTGTGTGGGACGTTCTGGCGAATGCCGCCATCGACCGCCCCGCTGCGATCGGCGCCAGCGTGCTGATGCTGATCGGGCTCTTCGTGTGCTGGCGCCGCGGCGGCAGGACGTGGATGATCGCCGGCTTTGTCATCATCGGCGTGCTGTACGTCGTCGTCTCCGGCACGCTGAAGGGAGACGTGCGGAGCGCACTGACCGGGATCTGGTATAACGACAGCAACAGGATCGCGGCGCTCCTGCCGATGACCGCCTTGCCGTTCGCCGCCGTCGGCGTCGATTCCGTTGCCGTCTGGCTCCGCCGCCGGCTTGACCGGCCGGCCGCGGTGCGACCGGCAGCGACGGCTGGCCGCCTCGGGGACAAAGCCAGAGCCGGTCGCGGCAACAAAGTGGTCTACCCGGTCATCTGCTGTGTCCTCGCCCTGGCGGTCGCCGCCTCCCAGGTCCCCTCGATGCGGGCCGCGATGGGCTCCGCCCGGAAGAACTACCTCGAGACCAACCATTCGCTGCTTATCTCAACGGACGAACAGAAGATCATCGACCGGCTGGACGAAATCGTTCCTCAGGATGCCGCGATCGCGGTGAACCCGTGGACGGGCGGGGCGCTGGCCTACGCCCTGGCGCACCGCGAGACCACGGCCAAACACATCCTCACGGCAAACACGGCCGACGTCGAAACCCTCAACCGGGGCCTCCGCAACGCCGACAGCGATCCGGCCGTCTGCGCCGCGTTGAAAGCTACGGGTGTCCGCTACGTCCTGGACTTCGGTTCCAATGAAGTCCATTTCGGCGATCATCCTTTCCCCGGACTTGAGGACCTCAACAATTCTCTGGCCGTCAGGCTCGTGCTGGCAGAGGGCGGTGCCCGGCTGTACGAAGTGACGGCCTGCCGGGGGACCTAG
- a CDS encoding ABC transporter ATP-binding protein, giving the protein MTAHGHVAIICTDVRKQFVLRHTRSLKEALVWLVKGRKGDLSKRFLALKDVSLEVKQGETVALMGLNGSGKSTLLKLISGVLQPDGGTVRTRGRVAGLIEVGAGFHHDLSGRDNVYLNGAILGMTEKQIDEKFDSIVEFSEIGEFIDTEVKFYSSGMYLRLAFSIAVHTDPEVFLIDEILAVGDEPFQRKCIAKIKELSDMGKTLFVVSHDLDLVATVCERGVLLEHGEIVMDGEVHDVVGELRRRSLAL; this is encoded by the coding sequence ATGACCGCGCACGGCCACGTGGCCATCATCTGCACCGACGTCCGGAAACAGTTCGTGCTCCGCCACACCCGTTCCCTGAAGGAAGCGCTCGTCTGGCTCGTGAAGGGCCGCAAGGGCGACCTCTCGAAGAGGTTCCTGGCCCTCAAGGATGTCTCCCTTGAGGTCAAGCAGGGCGAAACGGTTGCGCTCATGGGACTCAACGGTTCCGGAAAGTCAACGCTCCTGAAGCTCATCTCCGGGGTCCTGCAGCCCGACGGCGGAACGGTGCGCACGCGCGGCCGCGTCGCCGGACTCATCGAGGTCGGGGCAGGCTTCCACCATGACCTCAGCGGCCGGGACAACGTGTACCTCAACGGCGCCATCCTCGGCATGACCGAGAAGCAGATCGACGAGAAATTCGACTCGATCGTCGAATTCTCCGAAATCGGCGAGTTCATCGACACCGAGGTGAAGTTCTATTCCTCCGGCATGTACCTGCGGCTGGCGTTTTCCATCGCGGTGCACACGGATCCCGAGGTCTTCCTGATCGACGAGATCCTCGCCGTGGGCGACGAGCCCTTCCAGCGCAAGTGCATCGCGAAGATCAAGGAACTCTCCGACATGGGCAAAACCCTGTTTGTCGTGAGCCATGACCTGGACCTGGTCGCCACGGTGTGTGAGCGGGGCGTCCTGCTCGAACACGGCGAAATCGTCATGGACGGCGAAGTGCACGACGTCGTCGGCGAGCTCCGGCGCAGGTCGCTCGCCCTGTAG
- a CDS encoding HNH endonuclease signature motif containing protein — translation MGADGDGEKHADSACADGLLDAHPLPCADPLRQLADGCLDGLAEVARLEARMAALKVHLAADHVRAAGLLAGPAGSPQEATAREMALVAEVACVLTVSERTAGALLSDALALTSSLPLTLAALGAGTISWAHARIIIDETQNLDRAGAAGLEEHFLDPDAPDAGAPSPARGCRAGELTASRFRAKARAWRERHHPASIEARHVKGSGDRRVEFVPDRDGMAWLSAYFPADTAAGIWDRATTAARALQGPDEARTLAQLRADITATWLLTTTTSPGGNTGTGTTGDGLAGAGANTGGCGGVPSPRAQVLVTVPVLSLLGVTGEPAVLDGYGPIPPSMARRLVAEGAGSFYRVLVDPRDGAPLEIGRSSYRVTKAQRHWLRLRDSHCSFPGCNNHSLDNDADHLLAWADGGTTGIANLGQPCPKHHRLKHSSAWQPVGASKTSPPGWISPARRHYPSERPGWEPPQWPDDFLTADPFLDQGFNLPPDIGGDPPAEPDLALLPEHVLSMDPGAEPDPVLPPDPFPEWHHFTALPFTLQRFTLHQFTHGYTDAPDWPAPLDDPIPQELLVL, via the coding sequence ATGGGCGCCGACGGGGACGGCGAAAAGCACGCTGATTCGGCCTGCGCTGATGGCCTGCTGGACGCGCATCCTTTGCCTTGTGCCGATCCTTTGCGGCAGCTGGCGGACGGGTGTCTGGACGGGTTGGCCGAGGTGGCGCGGTTGGAGGCCAGGATGGCGGCGTTGAAGGTGCACCTGGCCGCGGACCATGTCCGCGCGGCGGGGTTGCTGGCGGGCCCGGCGGGATCACCCCAGGAGGCCACGGCCCGGGAGATGGCGCTGGTCGCGGAGGTCGCGTGTGTGCTGACCGTGAGCGAACGGACCGCCGGGGCGCTGCTGTCCGATGCCCTGGCGTTGACGTCGTCGCTGCCACTGACCCTGGCCGCGCTGGGCGCCGGGACGATCTCCTGGGCCCACGCCCGGATCATCATTGACGAAACCCAGAACCTGGACCGGGCCGGGGCGGCCGGGCTGGAGGAGCACTTCCTGGACCCCGACGCCCCGGACGCCGGCGCCCCGAGCCCGGCCCGGGGCTGCCGGGCCGGGGAGCTCACGGCGTCCCGGTTCCGGGCCAAGGCCCGGGCCTGGCGGGAACGCCACCACCCGGCCAGCATCGAAGCCCGCCACGTGAAGGGCTCCGGGGACCGACGCGTCGAGTTCGTTCCGGACCGGGACGGCATGGCATGGCTGAGCGCTTATTTCCCCGCCGACACCGCCGCGGGGATCTGGGACCGGGCCACCACGGCCGCCCGCGCCCTCCAGGGCCCGGACGAGGCCCGCACCCTGGCCCAGCTCCGCGCCGACATCACCGCCACCTGGCTCCTCACCACCACCACCAGTCCCGGCGGGAACACCGGCACCGGGACCACCGGCGACGGCTTGGCCGGGGCGGGCGCCAACACCGGCGGGTGCGGGGGTGTGCCGTCGCCGCGGGCGCAGGTCCTGGTCACCGTCCCGGTGCTGTCGCTGCTGGGCGTCACCGGGGAACCGGCCGTCCTGGACGGGTACGGGCCGATCCCGCCGTCGATGGCCCGGCGGCTCGTCGCCGAGGGCGCCGGGTCCTTCTACCGGGTCCTGGTTGACCCGCGGGACGGTGCCCCGCTGGAAATCGGCCGGAGCAGCTACCGGGTCACCAAGGCCCAGCGGCACTGGCTCCGGCTCCGCGACAGCCACTGCTCGTTCCCGGGCTGTAACAACCATTCCCTGGACAACGACGCGGACCACCTGCTGGCGTGGGCCGACGGCGGCACCACCGGCATCGCCAACCTGGGCCAGCCCTGCCCCAAACACCACCGCCTCAAACACTCCTCGGCCTGGCAACCCGTCGGGGCCAGCAAAACCAGCCCGCCCGGCTGGATCTCACCGGCACGGCGACACTATCCGAGCGAACGCCCCGGCTGGGAACCACCCCAATGGCCGGACGACTTCCTGACTGCGGATCCCTTCCTGGACCAAGGTTTCAACCTGCCCCCGGATATCGGTGGGGACCCGCCCGCGGAGCCGGACCTGGCCCTGTTGCCCGAACACGTCCTGTCAATGGATCCCGGTGCGGAACCCGATCCCGTCCTGCCCCCGGATCCCTTCCCGGAATGGCACCACTTCACCGCGCTGCCATTTACCCTGCAGCGATTCACCCTGCACCAATTCACTCACGGCTATACCGACGCTCCGGACTGGCCGGCGCCCCTCGACGACCCCATCCCGCAAGAACTCCTGGTTCTGTAG
- a CDS encoding acyltransferase yields MSAAVLTPNVRPAPAMGNRLDPRKNSLNLIRLILAFSVLLAHSWHIVGDGNGWGFRGENLGGWAVAGFFGISGYLITASRLSSGIGRYLVHRVARIFPAFIVCLVVMAFVFAPVAYVIQHGSLHGFLQTATTPLNSIFANLSLRIVSYDIAGTPAGVPYPGAWNGSLWTLYFEFMCYLLVAMMGFIPLVRKTPWPVIAAFIASVVLWANVGVLKPYLQSNLDFELAARLIPYFLGGAVVQVLSHKIGIHKVAGPAAIVLAALSIFFVDGFGGQLAAPFIAYGLLWISTWLPQPAVVGRHDISYGAYIYAFPVQQLLAVFGAYHWGVWWFTVAATLCTIPLAAASWFFIERPVMRRAKNAG; encoded by the coding sequence TTGAGCGCAGCTGTACTGACACCCAACGTGAGGCCGGCCCCGGCAATGGGCAACCGGCTGGACCCGCGGAAGAACAGCTTGAACCTCATCAGGCTGATTCTGGCGTTTTCAGTCCTGCTCGCGCATAGCTGGCACATCGTCGGTGACGGCAACGGCTGGGGCTTCCGCGGCGAAAACCTGGGCGGCTGGGCCGTGGCCGGATTCTTTGGCATCAGCGGTTACCTGATTACGGCCAGCCGGTTGAGCAGCGGGATCGGCAGGTACCTGGTTCATCGTGTCGCCCGCATCTTCCCGGCGTTCATCGTCTGCCTGGTGGTCATGGCCTTCGTCTTCGCCCCGGTTGCCTACGTGATCCAGCACGGTTCGCTGCACGGCTTCCTGCAGACGGCCACGACACCCTTGAATTCCATCTTCGCGAATCTGTCCCTCCGGATTGTCAGCTACGACATTGCCGGCACCCCGGCCGGCGTTCCTTATCCGGGCGCATGGAACGGCTCACTGTGGACGCTCTACTTCGAGTTCATGTGCTACCTCCTGGTCGCCATGATGGGTTTCATCCCCCTGGTCCGGAAGACCCCGTGGCCCGTGATCGCCGCGTTTATCGCGAGCGTGGTCCTGTGGGCCAATGTCGGGGTCCTCAAGCCCTACCTCCAGTCGAACCTGGACTTTGAACTCGCGGCACGTCTGATCCCGTACTTCCTCGGCGGCGCCGTGGTGCAGGTGCTGAGCCACAAGATCGGCATTCACAAGGTGGCCGGGCCCGCCGCGATCGTGCTCGCTGCCCTGTCGATCTTCTTCGTGGACGGCTTCGGCGGCCAGCTCGCCGCACCGTTCATTGCCTACGGGCTGCTTTGGATCTCCACGTGGCTGCCCCAGCCGGCCGTTGTGGGCCGCCACGACATCTCCTACGGCGCGTACATCTACGCGTTCCCAGTCCAGCAGCTGCTGGCCGTGTTCGGGGCCTACCACTGGGGCGTGTGGTGGTTCACCGTGGCGGCCACGCTGTGCACGATCCCGCTGGCAGCGGCCAGCTGGTTCTTCATTGAACGTCCCGTCATGCGGCGGGCCAAGAACGCGGGCTGA
- the rfbA gene encoding glucose-1-phosphate thymidylyltransferase RfbA: MRGIILAGGTGSRLHPITLGISKQLVPVYDKPMIYYPLSTLILAGIRDILIITTPHDAEQFQRLLGDGSKFGVNLTYVQQPSPDGLAQAFVLGAEHIGNETVALVLGDNIFYGQGMGTQLRRHADIDGGAVFGYWVRDPKAYGVVEFDDAGKALSLEEKPAKPRSHYAVPGLYFYDNDVIDIAKNLRPSPRGELEITDVNRTYLERGKLQVEILPRGTAWLDTGTFDDLSDASNFIRTVENRQGLKIGAPEEISWRLGFLSDDELRERAEPLVKSGYGAYLLGLLDQTI; this comes from the coding sequence ATGCGTGGAATAATTCTGGCCGGCGGTACCGGCTCCCGGCTTCACCCGATCACCCTCGGAATCAGCAAGCAGCTGGTCCCGGTCTACGACAAGCCGATGATCTACTACCCCTTGTCCACGCTGATCCTTGCGGGCATCCGGGACATCCTCATCATCACCACGCCCCACGACGCAGAGCAGTTCCAGCGGCTCCTGGGCGACGGGTCCAAGTTCGGCGTCAACCTCACCTACGTCCAGCAGCCCTCGCCGGACGGCCTGGCCCAGGCGTTCGTGCTGGGCGCCGAGCACATCGGCAACGAGACCGTGGCGCTGGTCCTCGGTGACAACATCTTCTACGGCCAGGGCATGGGCACGCAGCTGCGCCGGCACGCCGATATCGACGGCGGAGCCGTGTTCGGATACTGGGTCCGGGATCCCAAGGCCTATGGCGTCGTGGAATTCGACGACGCCGGCAAGGCGCTCTCGCTGGAGGAAAAGCCCGCCAAGCCGCGCAGCCACTACGCCGTGCCCGGCCTGTACTTCTATGACAATGACGTCATCGACATCGCCAAGAACCTCAGGCCCTCCCCGCGAGGCGAACTGGAAATCACCGACGTCAACCGGACCTACCTGGAGCGCGGCAAGCTGCAGGTGGAAATTCTTCCGCGCGGAACGGCGTGGCTGGACACGGGAACCTTCGATGATCTCAGCGACGCCTCGAACTTCATCCGCACGGTCGAAAACCGCCAGGGCCTGAAAATCGGCGCCCCGGAAGAGATCTCCTGGCGGCTGGGCTTCCTGTCCGACGACGAACTTCGCGAACGCGCGGAACCCCTGGTCAAGAGCGGCTACGGAGCCTATCTGCTGGGACTGCTGGACCAGACCATCTGA
- a CDS encoding L,D-transpeptidase family protein: protein MAAVGIMTRAVAIAAVTVTVVAGLSQGAFAETTAPQPAATAQATSPATASPAAAPAAAPSRTAEPTSTPSPTSSATRTATPAPTPTSSAGVSPAAAQPAGPSAKAAPAGAAAEAAIRVPGAIGVEYERLGGADGTAGPATAAQQCGLPGGGCLQAFTNGTIVWSVATGAHLLSGGVLNAWRNAGGVRSYLAYPVGDASCGGEPRVCRQAFQRGALYNVIGIGTYPVWGAIGAAYDAQGGLKGYLGYPLAAEKCGLPGGACSQKFQRGAVYFAPGAGTFPVWGAINARYVALGGSGGYLGYPTGAEKCGLRSGGCSQAFQRGRIYYAAGAGTQAVWGGLGQFYSARKAQDGALGYPVTAEACDRGGYCSQSFQYGRLEWIPRAGVRYRLTSAAYCPAISSGAVKYRTEGASRVSFAIADDYGSTGVTFITCVRRADGSYVKEWGALGHAGESGFAAPGVATGPTWQMFSPTGSFTVTQAFGLGNPGTALPYRTLNPYSRWGGRLNANYNKYFESSADVFPDENMWYFATRPSHDYRQGVVINYNRPPDAPITMNAGFAIFLHGNNLPTWGCISLNDGDLLQYLRTAHSGDRFVMGVAHDIFN from the coding sequence ATGGCAGCTGTGGGGATCATGACCAGGGCCGTGGCCATCGCGGCTGTGACCGTAACCGTGGTGGCAGGCCTCAGCCAGGGAGCCTTCGCGGAGACAACCGCGCCTCAGCCCGCTGCCACAGCCCAAGCGACATCACCGGCCACAGCGTCGCCGGCGGCGGCACCCGCCGCTGCGCCATCGCGCACGGCCGAGCCGACGTCAACACCGTCACCAACGTCTTCAGCCACACGGACAGCGACGCCGGCACCAACACCGACGTCGTCCGCCGGCGTGTCCCCGGCTGCCGCGCAGCCTGCCGGGCCATCTGCCAAGGCAGCTCCCGCGGGGGCGGCCGCGGAAGCGGCCATCCGAGTGCCCGGGGCCATCGGCGTCGAATATGAGCGGCTCGGCGGTGCCGACGGAACTGCGGGGCCGGCCACGGCCGCGCAGCAATGCGGCCTGCCCGGCGGCGGCTGCCTCCAGGCCTTCACGAATGGAACCATCGTCTGGAGCGTCGCCACGGGCGCCCACCTGCTCTCCGGCGGCGTGCTGAATGCCTGGCGCAACGCGGGCGGCGTTCGAAGCTATCTTGCCTACCCGGTGGGGGACGCCAGTTGCGGCGGAGAGCCCCGGGTGTGCCGTCAGGCGTTCCAGCGCGGGGCTCTCTATAACGTGATCGGCATCGGAACGTATCCGGTTTGGGGCGCCATCGGCGCCGCCTACGATGCCCAGGGCGGGCTGAAAGGGTACCTGGGCTATCCGCTGGCAGCCGAAAAGTGCGGGCTGCCCGGCGGGGCCTGCAGCCAGAAGTTCCAGCGCGGTGCCGTGTACTTTGCCCCCGGCGCGGGCACGTTCCCGGTCTGGGGCGCGATCAATGCCCGCTACGTGGCCCTGGGTGGCAGCGGCGGGTATCTGGGCTACCCGACCGGGGCGGAAAAGTGCGGACTGCGGAGCGGCGGCTGCTCTCAGGCCTTCCAGCGAGGACGGATCTACTACGCGGCAGGCGCCGGCACGCAGGCGGTGTGGGGCGGTCTCGGCCAGTTCTATTCGGCGCGCAAGGCCCAGGACGGCGCCCTCGGGTATCCCGTCACGGCCGAGGCCTGCGACCGGGGCGGCTACTGCAGCCAGTCCTTCCAGTACGGCCGGCTCGAATGGATTCCGCGGGCCGGGGTCCGGTACCGGCTGACCTCGGCCGCGTACTGCCCGGCCATCAGTTCCGGGGCCGTGAAGTACCGCACCGAGGGGGCTTCAAGGGTGTCCTTCGCGATCGCTGACGACTACGGGTCCACCGGCGTCACCTTCATCACCTGCGTCCGCCGGGCGGACGGCAGCTACGTCAAGGAGTGGGGCGCGCTGGGCCATGCGGGCGAGTCCGGCTTCGCCGCCCCCGGCGTGGCGACCGGTCCCACCTGGCAGATGTTCTCCCCGACCGGATCCTTCACCGTCACCCAAGCCTTCGGCCTGGGCAACCCCGGCACGGCTTTGCCATACCGGACCCTCAACCCCTATTCGCGCTGGGGCGGCCGGCTCAATGCCAACTACAATAAGTACTTCGAGTCGAGCGCGGACGTGTTCCCGGACGAGAACATGTGGTACTTCGCGACCCGGCCGTCCCATGACTACCGGCAGGGGGTCGTCATCAACTACAACCGGCCGCCGGACGCGCCCATCACCATGAACGCCGGATTCGCGATCTTCCTCCACGGCAACAACCTGCCCACGTGGGGCTGCATCTCCCTCAACGACGGGGACTTGCTGCAGTACCTGAGGACGGCGCATTCCGGTGACCGTTTCGTGATGGGAGTGGCTCATGACATCTTCAACTAG
- a CDS encoding ABC transporter permease, with protein sequence MAGQTDQLIKPGTGHGLLDVYGDRFLLKLLVRKEIKVRYRGSVLGLLWSYVKPLVQFLIYFVALGIFLNLQRGTPNYAIYLFSGIVLVNFFTESLSNATRSIVDNRDLIRKIYLPRELFPVATVWVSAAHFLPQLLVLVGACLVVGWAPTLLQLAAVVLIFLMVAVLGTGLGLLFGAVNVYFRDSENIVDMIVMVVTWASPVLYLWSMVQKVMGDWFWIYQLNPMTVAVEVFHWAFWEPTLKPDQMVNDASPPGMLTLWLPVALLITLAVLFLGQWTFRRLAVHFAQEL encoded by the coding sequence ATGGCTGGTCAAACCGACCAACTGATCAAGCCCGGGACCGGGCACGGGCTGCTGGACGTCTACGGCGACCGCTTCCTCCTGAAGCTGTTGGTGCGCAAGGAAATCAAGGTGCGCTACCGCGGCTCGGTGCTGGGCCTGCTGTGGTCCTACGTGAAGCCGCTCGTGCAGTTCCTGATCTACTTCGTGGCGCTGGGCATCTTCCTGAATCTCCAGCGGGGCACGCCCAACTACGCGATCTACCTGTTCTCCGGCATTGTCCTGGTGAACTTCTTCACGGAATCGCTGTCCAACGCCACCCGCTCGATCGTGGACAACCGGGACCTGATCCGGAAGATCTACCTGCCGCGGGAACTCTTCCCGGTGGCCACGGTCTGGGTGTCGGCAGCGCACTTCCTGCCCCAGCTGCTGGTGCTGGTCGGCGCCTGCCTGGTGGTGGGGTGGGCACCGACGCTGCTGCAGCTCGCCGCGGTGGTCCTGATTTTCCTCATGGTGGCTGTCCTGGGCACCGGCCTGGGCCTGCTGTTCGGCGCCGTCAACGTCTATTTCCGGGACTCCGAAAACATCGTCGACATGATCGTCATGGTGGTCACCTGGGCCTCACCGGTCCTCTACCTCTGGTCCATGGTCCAAAAAGTCATGGGTGACTGGTTTTGGATCTACCAGCTGAACCCGATGACGGTCGCCGTCGAGGTCTTCCACTGGGCCTTCTGGGAGCCGACGCTCAAGCCAGACCAGATGGTCAACGACGCCTCACCCCCGGGCATGCTGACGCTCTGGCTGCCCGTCGCCCTGCTGATCACGCTGGCGGTGCTGTTCCTTGGACAGTGGACGTTCCGCCGGCTCGCCGTCCACTTCGCACAGGAGCTCTGA